The following coding sequences are from one Triticum aestivum cultivar Chinese Spring chromosome 5A, IWGSC CS RefSeq v2.1, whole genome shotgun sequence window:
- the LOC123101628 gene encoding protein app1-like produces the protein MASTTSFLSMIMACTLLASTTCHAARHLADTTPAAAPPAAAAVPGLPAVPTMPTLPPMPAVPTVSSLTVPPMPTVPTMPQVTLPPMPAVPAVPKVTMPPMPAIVVPKVTMAPMPAVVVPKVTMPPMPAIPSMPKMTLAPMPSIPTANVPMPFLAPPPST, from the coding sequence ATGGCCTCCACCACGAGCTTCTTGTCTATGATCATGGCGTGCACGCTCCTCGCCAGCACGACGTGCCATGCCGCTCGCCACTTGGCCGACACCACCCCGGCGGCTGCCCCACCCGCTGCGGCTGCTGTCCCTGGCCTCCCGGCCGTGCCGACCATGCCGACGCTGCCACCGATGCCGGCTGTGCCGACGGTGTCGTCCTTGACTGTGCCACCTATGCCGACTGTGCCCACCATGCCGCAGGTGACACTGCCGCCCATGCCGGCTGTTCCTGCGGTGCCCAAGGTGACAATGCCCCCAATGCCCGCCATCGTCGTGCCTAAGGTGACCATGGCACCGATGCCCGCCGTTGTTGTGCCGAAGGTGACGATGCCACCGATGCCCGCCATTCCTTCCATGCCCAAGATGACGCTGGCGCCGATGCCTTCTATCCCGACCGCCAACGTGCCTATGCCATTCCTGGCGCCACCTCCATCAACTTAG
- the LOC123107930 gene encoding protein PELPK1-like: protein MASNASMLAMIMACALLLTGSTCDAARNLADTTPAAAAPAASAVPGLPAMPTLPADTLTLMPPMPSVTLPTVPQVTLPPMPAIVVPKAVLPPMPKVTLPTVMMAPMPAIVVPKVTLPPLPFVPNVNVPMPFAAPPPSA, encoded by the coding sequence ATGGCTTCCAACGCGAGCATGTTGGCCATGATCATGGCGTGCGCGCTCCTTCTCACCGGCAGCACGTGCGACGCTGCTCGCAACCTGGCCGACACGACCCCGGCGGCTGCCGCTCCGGCTGCTAGTGCCGTCCCTGGACTGCCGGCCATGCCGACCTTGCCCGCGGACACGCTCACCCTTATGCCACCCATGCCGTCGGTCACCCTCCCCACCGTGCCGCAGGTGACCCTGCCGCCCATGCCGGCCATCGTCGTGCCCAAGGCGGTGCTACCACCGATGCCCAAGGTCACCCTCCCCACAGTGATGATGGCGCCGATGCCCGCGATTGTCGTGCCCAAGGTGACGCTGCCGCCCTTGCCATTCGTCCCGAATGTGAACGTGCCTATGCCGTTTGCGGCGCCACCCCCGTCGGCGTAG